The segment TCATGCCAAGGGGAGCAACCGAACCCAGCGCGTCATGCTGCTGGTGCTGCTGGCTGCGCTGCCGGGCGCGCTCGTGCTGACCTGGCTGTATGGCGCCGGTACGCTGATCAACCTGTGCTGGGCCAGTAGCGCCGCCTTGGCGCTGGAGGCTGCGCTGCTCAAGGCGCGTCAGCGTCCGGTAAGATTCTTCCTGCTGGACGGTAGCGCTGTGGTGACGGCCGTGCTGCTGGCACTTGCCCTGCCACCCTACGCCCCCTGGTGGCTGACGCTGATCGCGGTGGCCAGCGCCATCGTTCTGGGCAAGCAGCTCTACGGTGGGCTGGGGCAGAACCCCTTCAATCCGGCCATGGTCGGCTACGTCGTCGTGCTGATCTCCTTCCCGGTCGAAATGACCACCTGGCCGGTCCCGCATGCCGTCGGGCTTGTCGACGGTCTGCTGCAGATCCTTGGCGCGCAGGCGCTGCCAGACGGCTGGAGCCAGGCCACGGCCCTCGACGTACTGAAAGTCAACAAAAGCCTCACCGTCGACGAGCTCTGGCGCAATCCGGCGTTCGGCCACTTCGGCGGCATCGGCTCGGAAGTGGTGAACCTCGCCTTTCTCGCGGGCGGCCTGTTCCTCTTGCACAAGCGGATCTTCACCTGGCACGCGCCTGTCGGCATGCTCGCCGCGCTGCTGCTGATGAGCCTGGTGTTCTGGAACGGTAGCGGCTCCGATAGCCATGGTTCGCCGCTGTTCCATCTGCTCAGCGGCGCCACCATGCTTGGCGCCTTCTTCATCGTGACCGACCCGGTCAGCGGTGCCACGAGCACGCTCGGCCGACTGGTGTTTGGCGCCGGTGTCGGCATCCTGCTGTATGTGATCCGCGCCTGGGGCGGCTACCCCGACGGCGTGGCCTTCGCCGTGCTGCTGATGAACCTCGCGGCACCGACCATCGATTACTACACCCGTCCGCGCACCTACGGCCATCGCAAGCCCGAGCGCGGCTTCAAGCTGGGCGAATGATCATGATGCTTCCGGAAATCAGCCGCTCGATGCTGAAGAACAGCCTGGTGCTCGGGCTGTTCGCCATTGCCACGGTCGGCAGTGTCACCTGGCTCCAGCAAGGCACTGCCGAGCGCATCCAGGCGGCCGAGCGCGCCGCGCAGGTGCGCGCGCTCGGCGAGATCCTGCCGGCCGAAACCTACGATAACGACCTGCTCGCCGATACCGTCGAGGTGCACGACCCGCTGCTCGGCACACGCACCCCGCGGCCCGCCTTTATCGCACGCAAAGCCGGCAAGCCCACCGCGGTGATCTTGCAGGTCACCGCGCCCGACGGTTACAGCGGTGCGATCCAGTTGCTGGTCGGCATCGGTGTCGACGGACGACTGGCTGGCGTACGCGCGCTCAGTCATCGTGAAACACCCGGGCTCGGAGACCGCATCGAACTGGCCAAGAGCGACTGGATCCGCGGTTTCGAAGGCAAATCGCTGAGCAATCCGGAGGCTTCCGGCTGGGCCGTGAAGAAGGATCGCGGCGAGTTCGATCAGTTCGCTGGTGCCACCATCACGCCTCGTGCCGTGGTTGAGGCGGTTCATCGTGCGCTGCAGTTCTTCGACGCCCATCGCCCGGAGCTGCTGGCTCAGCGTGGCGAGCCCGCCGCACTCGACGCTGGCGCGCCGACGCAGGCACCCGACGTCACGCGACATTCACGCGCCGGTACGGCCGCAGCGCTCGAACCGTCGTCGCTTGCACCGCCCACTGGCGCAGAGGAGCAATGACATGAGCACCGTCAACTACCGCGATCTGACGATCAACGGCCTGTGGAAGAACAATCCGGGGCTGGTGCAACTGCTTGGCCTGTGCCCACTGCTCGGCGTGAGCAACTCGACGGTCAATGCTCTCGGGCTCGGCCTGGCGACGATGCTGGTGCTGACCTGTTCCAACCTGGCCGTATCGCTGGTTCGCGGCGTGGTGAACACGGCCGTGCGCCTGCCGGCATTCGTCATGATCATCGCCGCGCTGACGACCTGTATCGAACTGCTGATGCAGGCTTTTACCTATGAGCTCTACCAGATCCTCGGCATCTTCATTCCCCTGATCACCACGAACTGCGTGATCCTCGGCCGCGCCGACGGCTTTGCTGCCAAGCATGGGCCGCTGGCCGCCGTTTTCGATGGCCTGATGATGGGCCTGGGCTTCTGCCTGGTGCTCGTGGTGCTAGGCGGAACGCGCGAGCTGTTCGGTACCGGCGCGCTGTTGGCCAACATGAACCTGCTGTTCGGACCGGCAGCGGCCGACTGGCAGCTGACCCTCGTACGGGATTACAAAGGCTTCCTGCTCGCGATCCTCCCTCCGGGGGCGTTCATCGTCCTCGGCCTGCTGATCGCGCTGAAAAACCGCATCGACCATGCCCTGGCCGAACGCCGCAAGGCCGAAGCCCCCCAAGCCAGTGCGCCCTCGCGCCGCGTGCGGGTAACCGGAGTCATCGAATGATCCGCTTGCCTCATCCGGCCCTGCCACTCGGGCAGCGTCCGCCGGCTTGCGGGGATCACAGCGCATGAACGCCGAGAAGCGCAGGGAGATCTTTCGTCGCTTCCACGAGGACAATCCCGAACCGAAGACGGAGCTGGCCTACAGCTCGCCGTTCGAGCTGCTCGTCGCGGTGATTCTATCGGCGCAGGCTACCGACGTAGGCGTGAACAAGGCCACGGCCCGGCTGTTCCCGGTCGCCAATACTCCCGAAGCGATCCATGCACTCGGTGTCGAGGGCCTGGAGCCGTACATCAAGACAATCGGGCTTTACCGCAGCAAGGCCAAGAACGTCATCGAGACCTGCCGCATCCTCGTCGAACAGCACGGCGGCCAGGTTCCCGACAACCGCGAAGCGCTCGAAGCGCTGCCGGGCGTCGGCCGCAAGACCGCCAACGTCGTACTGAACACGGCATTCCGCCAGCTGACCATGGCGGTCGACACGCACATCTTCCGCGTCGCGAACCGGACCAACATCGCGCCGGGCAAGAATGTACTGGAGGTCGAGCGCAAGCTTCTCAAGGTCGTGCCCAAGGAGTATCTGCTCGATGCCCATCACTGGCTGATCCTGCATGGCCGTTACGTCTGCAAGGCCCGCCGCCCGCAGTGTGGCAGCTGCAGGATCGAAGACCTGTGCGAGTACAAGCACAAGACCTCCGACGATTGAGCCGCAACGAAAAAACCGTGCGTCTCGATTGAAAAAATCTTTTTTACGGCCTCCAGGTTTGCCGCTATAAGGTGCGCCAAAGCGCCCCATCGCCTTGGAGTGAACACGTGTCCGAAAAAGAAGATATCCAGATCGAAGACGACTTCATCGCCGAAGAGGACGATGACAGTAGCGAGGCTCCGGTCGAGGTCGCCAAGACCAACCTGACCAAGCGCCGCATCATCGACAACCTGCTCGAAGAGCGCCGCCTGCAAAAACAGCTCAACGACTTCGACTTCGATCTCTGATCGCGCAATGGCCCCGCTAACGGGGCCATCACGTCTCAATCCGCCCGCTGCGGCGACAGCAATTCGATCTTGTAGCCGTCCGGGTCTTCGACGAAGGCCAGGATGCTCGAGCCGTGCTTCATCGGCCCCGGCTTACGGGTGATCTTGCCGCCGCGGGCGCGAATGTCCTCGCAGGCCTTGTAGACATCCTCAACTTCCAGGGCGATGTGTCCGTAACCGCTCCCCAGGTCATAGGTATCCACGCCCCAGTTGTAGGTCAGCTCGATCACACTGTTGTGCGCCTCGTCACCGTAGCCGACAAACGCCAGGGTGAACTGGCCGTCCGGGTAGTCCTTGCGGCGCAGCAGGGTCATGCCCAGCACTTCGGTATAGAAGGCGATGGATCGGTCCATGTCGCCGACACGCAGCATGGTATGCAGCAGTCTCATCAGGATTCTCCTCTGTTTTCAGAGCACGGAAAGCATGACCCCGGCTCGTGGCCGGGGTCATGGTCAGGCTAGCGGTTACCAGCTTATCAGAGCGGACTGCGGCCCTTGCCCGCCGCGATGCGCATGCGCAGCGCGTTGAGCTTGATGAAGCCGCCAGCATCGGCCTGGTCGTAGGCACCCGCATCGTCTTCGAAGGTGGCAATGTTGGCGTCGAACAGCGAGTCATCCGACTTGCGGCCGACGACGATGACGTTGCCCTTGTACAGCTTCAGGCGTACCACGCCGTTCACGTTCACCTGCGAGGCGTCGATCATCTGCTGCAGCATCAGCCGCTCGGGGCTCCACCAGTAGCCGTTGTAGATCAGGCTGGCGTACTTGGGCATCAGTTCGTCTTTCAGGTGCGCCACTTCACGGTCGAGGGTGATCGACTCGATCGCACGGTGGGCCTTGAGCATGATGGTGCCGCCGGGCGTCTCGTAGCAGCCGCGCGACTTCATGCCCACGTAGCGGTTCTCGACGATGTCCAGGCGACCGATGCCGTTCTCACCCCCGATGCGGTTCAGTTCGGTCAGCACCTGGGCCGGGGTCATGTCCTTGCCGTCGATGGCAACGATGTCACCGGCGCGGTAGGTCAGCTCAATGTAGGTGGGGCTATCCGGCGCGGATTCAGGGGACTTGGTCCAGCGCCACATGTCCTCTTCATGCTCGGTCCAGGTGTCTTCCAACACGCCGCCCTCGTAGGAGATGTGCAGCAGGTTGGCGTCCATGGAGTACGGCGACTTCTTCTTGCCGTGGCGCTCGATCGGGATGGCATGCTTTTCGGCGTAGTCCATCAGCTTCTCGCGCGAGAGCAGGTCCCACTCGCGCCAGGGCGCGATGACCTTGACGCCCGGCTTCAGCGCATAGGCACCCAGCTCGAAGCGCACCTGGTCGTTGCCCTTGCCGGTGGCGCCGTGGGAGATGGCGTCGGCGCCGGTCTCGTTGGCGATCTCGATCAGGCGCTTGGCGATCAGCGGACGGGCGATCGAGGTACCCAGCAGGTACTCGCCTTCGTAAACGCTGTTGGCACGGAACATCGGGAAAACGAAGTCACGCACGAACTCTTCGCGCAGGTCGTCAATGTAGATTTCCTTGACGCCCAGGGCCTGTGCCTTGGCGCGAGCCGGCTCGACCTCTTCGCCCTGCCCCAGGTCGGCAGTGAAGGTCACTACCTCGCAGTTGTAGGTGTCCTGCAGCCACTTGAGGATCACCGAGGTGTCCAGGCCACCGGAATAGGCCAGAACCACCTTCTTAACGTCCGCCATGCCATCAGCTCCACGGTGTTGTACGAAAAGCCCGTGATTCTACGCCTGGCGGCCGGGCTTTTACAGGGGCTCAGCTGGTCGGGCTGGCCGCCGTGGCCGTCGCCGGCACCGCCGCCTCGCGCTCCAGGCGAACGGCCACACGGCGATTCTGCGCGCGATTACGCGCGTTGCTGTTCGGTACCAGCGGGTAACGCTCGCCATGGAAGCGCAACGTGATCTGCTCTTCCTTCACGCCGTTGGCGATCAGGTATTCCTGCACCGCCAGGGCTCGGCGCCGCGAAAGATCACGATTGGTCAGGCGGTTACCGCTGTTGTCGGAGTGCCCATCCAGAAGGACACGGTTGACGCTCGGATCGGCCCGCAGGTAGGCCAGGACCCGATCCAGCTGAGCGCGGCCGGCTGGCTCCAGCGCGACGCCACCACTGGGAAAAGGCACACGGGTCTGCCGCACCTGATCGAAATTGACCGGCAGCAACTTCGCCGTGCAGGCGCGATATTCCTCATAGGCCTTGGCAAAGCGCGCCGGCAATAGGCGCACCTCCAGCGGATCGCCACCGTGAGAAGTGCGATGGCGCACCACCGGACTGCGCCCTTCCAGGAGCCCTGTCAACAGTCGCCCCGCCTGTGCCTGGGAGCTGTTGAAGGGGATATCGCCACCGCGAACGGCAACGGACCCCAGGTTGATATCGCTGCGTGTCGGCTGCCAGGGAGCTGCGGCCGCGAGCAGCGTTGCCGTACCGTTGTCGAGCCAGCGCTGCGGCGAGTGCAAGCGAAACACCGCCTGCTCACCCGCGCGGCGGACGAACTCACCCTGCCCGAAGCCGGCGACCGGCTGGATCAGCCGACACTCGAACTGGTCGCCCTCCACGCGCCATTCCACCCGCTCCAGACGCGTCTGGAAGGTGATGGCACTGGCAGGGGTCGCCAGCAGGCAGAACAACAGGACAGGACGCAGGCGCACGGCGAGCTCCGCTGAATGGACAGTTACCTCGGAGATATCGGGCCCCACGGGGGAAACTTGAGCCGCCCCGCGCCACTGGCGAGGCAGCCGCTCCACGCCTCGCCATCGCACGACGTGCCGTGCCGTGCCAATTCCGGTAGCATGCGGGCACGTTTGACCGGCCTGGAAGATAGCTGCATGAGCGACCGAATTACCCTGCTGCGCCCCGACGACTGGCATATCCATTTGCGCGACGGCGCGGCCCTTCCGCATACGGTCGGCGATGCGGCCAGGCAGTTCGCTCGCGCCATCGTCATGCCCAACCTGGTGCCGCCAGTTCGCAATGCGGACGAGGCCCAGGCCTATCGGCAGCGCATCCTGGCGACGCGCCCCGATGGCAGCCGCTTCGAGCCGCTGATGGTGCTCTACCTCACCGACAACACCCAACCGGATGAGATCCGCCAGGCCCGCGCCAGCGGTTTCGTTCATGCGGCCAAGCTCTATCCTGCCGGCGCGACCACCAACTCCGCCTCTGGCGTGACCAGCCTCGACAACATCTTTCCGGTGCTGGAGACGATGGCCGAGGTCGGCCTGCCGCTGCTGGTCCACGGCGAGGTCACTCGCAGCGAAGTCGATATCTTCGACCGGGAAAAGCGCTTCATCGACGAGCAGCTCTGCCACGTCACTGCGCGCTTCCCGACCCTCAAGGTGGTGTTCGAGCACATCACCACAGGTGACGCCGTGCAGTTCGTCGAGGCTGCCGGTAGCAATGTGGGCGCGACCATCACCGCCCATCACCTGCTGTACAACCGCAACC is part of the Stutzerimonas balearica DSM 6083 genome and harbors:
- a CDS encoding RnfABCDGE type electron transport complex subunit D, translating into MALPRLTSPHAKGSNRTQRVMLLVLLAALPGALVLTWLYGAGTLINLCWASSAALALEAALLKARQRPVRFFLLDGSAVVTAVLLALALPPYAPWWLTLIAVASAIVLGKQLYGGLGQNPFNPAMVGYVVVLISFPVEMTTWPVPHAVGLVDGLLQILGAQALPDGWSQATALDVLKVNKSLTVDELWRNPAFGHFGGIGSEVVNLAFLAGGLFLLHKRIFTWHAPVGMLAALLLMSLVFWNGSGSDSHGSPLFHLLSGATMLGAFFIVTDPVSGATSTLGRLVFGAGVGILLYVIRAWGGYPDGVAFAVLLMNLAAPTIDYYTRPRTYGHRKPERGFKLGE
- the rsxG gene encoding electron transport complex subunit RsxG is translated as MMLPEISRSMLKNSLVLGLFAIATVGSVTWLQQGTAERIQAAERAAQVRALGEILPAETYDNDLLADTVEVHDPLLGTRTPRPAFIARKAGKPTAVILQVTAPDGYSGAIQLLVGIGVDGRLAGVRALSHRETPGLGDRIELAKSDWIRGFEGKSLSNPEASGWAVKKDRGEFDQFAGATITPRAVVEAVHRALQFFDAHRPELLAQRGEPAALDAGAPTQAPDVTRHSRAGTAAALEPSSLAPPTGAEEQ
- a CDS encoding electron transport complex subunit E; protein product: MSTVNYRDLTINGLWKNNPGLVQLLGLCPLLGVSNSTVNALGLGLATMLVLTCSNLAVSLVRGVVNTAVRLPAFVMIIAALTTCIELLMQAFTYELYQILGIFIPLITTNCVILGRADGFAAKHGPLAAVFDGLMMGLGFCLVLVVLGGTRELFGTGALLANMNLLFGPAAADWQLTLVRDYKGFLLAILPPGAFIVLGLLIALKNRIDHALAERRKAEAPQASAPSRRVRVTGVIE
- the nth gene encoding endonuclease III, which gives rise to MNAEKRREIFRRFHEDNPEPKTELAYSSPFELLVAVILSAQATDVGVNKATARLFPVANTPEAIHALGVEGLEPYIKTIGLYRSKAKNVIETCRILVEQHGGQVPDNREALEALPGVGRKTANVVLNTAFRQLTMAVDTHIFRVANRTNIAPGKNVLEVERKLLKVVPKEYLLDAHHWLILHGRYVCKARRPQCGSCRIEDLCEYKHKTSDD
- a CDS encoding PA3496 family putative envelope integrity protein, with the protein product MSEKEDIQIEDDFIAEEDDDSSEAPVEVAKTNLTKRRIIDNLLEERRLQKQLNDFDFDL
- the gloA gene encoding lactoylglutathione lyase translates to MRLLHTMLRVGDMDRSIAFYTEVLGMTLLRRKDYPDGQFTLAFVGYGDEAHNSVIELTYNWGVDTYDLGSGYGHIALEVEDVYKACEDIRARGGKITRKPGPMKHGSSILAFVEDPDGYKIELLSPQRAD
- a CDS encoding argininosuccinate synthase, which gives rise to MADVKKVVLAYSGGLDTSVILKWLQDTYNCEVVTFTADLGQGEEVEPARAKAQALGVKEIYIDDLREEFVRDFVFPMFRANSVYEGEYLLGTSIARPLIAKRLIEIANETGADAISHGATGKGNDQVRFELGAYALKPGVKVIAPWREWDLLSREKLMDYAEKHAIPIERHGKKKSPYSMDANLLHISYEGGVLEDTWTEHEEDMWRWTKSPESAPDSPTYIELTYRAGDIVAIDGKDMTPAQVLTELNRIGGENGIGRLDIVENRYVGMKSRGCYETPGGTIMLKAHRAIESITLDREVAHLKDELMPKYASLIYNGYWWSPERLMLQQMIDASQVNVNGVVRLKLYKGNVIVVGRKSDDSLFDANIATFEDDAGAYDQADAGGFIKLNALRMRIAAGKGRSPL
- a CDS encoding flagellar protein MotY: MRLRPVLLFCLLATPASAITFQTRLERVEWRVEGDQFECRLIQPVAGFGQGEFVRRAGEQAVFRLHSPQRWLDNGTATLLAAAAPWQPTRSDINLGSVAVRGGDIPFNSSQAQAGRLLTGLLEGRSPVVRHRTSHGGDPLEVRLLPARFAKAYEEYRACTAKLLPVNFDQVRQTRVPFPSGGVALEPAGRAQLDRVLAYLRADPSVNRVLLDGHSDNSGNRLTNRDLSRRRALAVQEYLIANGVKEEQITLRFHGERYPLVPNSNARNRAQNRRVAVRLEREAAVPATATAASPTS
- the pyrC gene encoding dihydroorotase; amino-acid sequence: MSDRITLLRPDDWHIHLRDGAALPHTVGDAARQFARAIVMPNLVPPVRNADEAQAYRQRILATRPDGSRFEPLMVLYLTDNTQPDEIRQARASGFVHAAKLYPAGATTNSASGVTSLDNIFPVLETMAEVGLPLLVHGEVTRSEVDIFDREKRFIDEQLCHVTARFPTLKVVFEHITTGDAVQFVEAAGSNVGATITAHHLLYNRNHMLVGGIRPHFFCLPILKRNLHQEALLDAATSGNAKFFLGTDSAPHAQHAKEAACGCAGCYTAYAAIELYAEAFEQRNALDKLEAFAAHHGADFYGLPRNTEQITLVREDWQMPASLPFGEQQVIPLRAGETLRWRLEGSR